A part of Rhodamnia argentea isolate NSW1041297 chromosome 8, ASM2092103v1, whole genome shotgun sequence genomic DNA contains:
- the LOC115729418 gene encoding actin-depolymerizing factor 2-like, whose protein sequence is MANAASGMAVHDDCKLKFLELKAKRTYRFIVYKIEEKQKQVIVEKLGEPADSYEDFTASLPADECRYAVYDFDFMTQENVPKSRIIFIAWSPDTSKVRNKMIYASSKDRFKRELDGIQVELQATDPTEMGIDVIRSRST, encoded by the exons ATG GCAAACGCAGCTTCTGGTATGGCAGTGCATGATGATTGCAAGTTGAAGTTCTTAGAGTTGAAGGCGAAAAGGACATACCGTTTCATAGTGTATAAGATTGAAGAGAAGCAAAAGCAAGTGATCGTTGAAAAACTTGGAGAACCTGCAGATAGTTATGAAGATTTTACTGCAAGCCTTCCTGCTGATGAGTGCAGATATGCTGTGTATGACTTTGATTTCATGACTCAAGAGAATGTTCCAAAGAGCAGGATTATTTTCATTGCCTG GTCTCCTGATACTTCCAAAGTGAGAAACAAGATGATTTATGCAAGTTCTAAAGACAGATTCAAGAGGGAGTTGGATGGTATCCAGGTTGAGTTGCAGGCGACTGATCCAACTGAAATGGGCATAGATGTTATCAGAAGCCGCTCCACTTGA